In the Telopea speciosissima isolate NSW1024214 ecotype Mountain lineage chromosome 6, Tspe_v1, whole genome shotgun sequence genome, cttctttccaaagcccctattgagctattacatggctcttcttcctttatagttccacctaaggtgtttggctacgtttgttatgccagggatacaaggtcccctagTAAACTTGACCCATGTAgtctccgttgtattttcttgggttactctgctactcagaaggggtacaaatgttattacccttcatcccgcaggacttttgtcagcatggatgttgtttttcatgaaagCGTCCCATATTATATGTccccacctctttagggggagagtgttagtgaagatgtgctgactcttgactctccacctccacttcaggctgtttaccatgagtctgaaccTGTTCGGCCTGCCCCTAATACgtcccctgagtcagggggagactatttctattcagggggagcaatctaccccTGTCtagactcctatccagaggactattagtgaatttcagaggaggagtGATGCTAGTAacatgaagacctatgcaaggaaaaataagcaggttcaatctaCTATTGCtctagtacccatccaattgccgaaacTAGacccagaacctgcctctccacctggtaatgttccttctcctgagttacctatAGCTCTTCGCAAAGGGatcaggacttgcactcagcatcccatatctcatgttgtttcttatgactccctttccccatcctttcgtgcttttgtttcctttctttcttctgttcgtattcctaacaattggcaggaagctctatcagatggaaagtgaaacgcagctatgatggaagaaatggaagccttagagaaaaataacacatgggagcttgtgattcttccacctgggaagaaaaccattggatgtaaatgagtgtttgtggtgaaacagaaggtggatggtactgtggataggtataaggcacgactcgtggccaaggggttcactcagacatacagcattgattaccaggaaacgtttgcacctgttgcaaagttaaatactgtttgtgtgttattatcttgtttAGTCAACCTTGGCTGGGATTTGCAGcaactagatgtaaaaaatgccttcctaaatggaacactggatgaggaggtatatatggacattccaccagggttctcttgtgacagaaaccaaggaaaagtgtgtaggctgaagcgtgcactttatgggttgaagtagtcacctcgagcatggtttggccggttccacaaggccatgatttctgtgggctataagcagagtaatgctgatcacacactctttataaagagggctggtgaaaaactcactgttcttatagtctacgttgatgatatagtggttaccggcaatgatggtgatgagatcagacagttgaagaccttccttggacaagaatttgagattaaagatctaggaaagctacgatactttcttaagattgaagtggccagatcttctaaaggcatttttctctcccagaggaagtatgtcctagacttattggttGAAACTGGGTtgttaggctgccatccttcagatactcctatggaccctactgttcgactggaaaaagagggtgagtCTGTTGACAAAAGCTAGTACCAAAGACtcgtagggaagctgatttatctctcacacactcgtcctgacattgctgtcgccgtgagtactgtgagccagtttatgcatgatccctactcttcccatatggaggctgttcttcggatcttgcactatttgaagtcagctcctggaaaaggaattcttctgtctATGAATGGTtatctacggatagaagcatacactgatgctgattgggctggttctgcaaatcgcaagtctatttctgggtattgctcttttgtaggtggaaatctctCTTGTcccatggcgtagcaagaagcaaaatgtagttgcttgttctagtgccgaagctgagtttcgagctatggcacaaggtatttgtgagttactttggcttaaaggtttgctacaagatcttggtgtttctattcgtcttcctatgatgttgtactacgACAACAAGACTgtaatcagcatagcacacaatccTGTACAGCATGAtcataccaagcatgttgaggtggataggcatttcatcaaagagaagttaaaagatgggctgatttgtattccctttgtgacatctacggatcaacttgctgatatcttcaccaagggattgtctggaaaattgtttcattccaatctagtcaagttgggcatgatcgacatctttgctccaacttgagggggagtgttgaaataggttgcttacccgattggggtaagcagtcctagtttgattaggattagtcctactagtcctaaCTGagtaggattagtcctagtcatgttaggagtagtactagtcagattagattctcttttattttattttattgtttttccttcAGCCGAGGCCTATTCTgccattcctagttgtattaggaattcctaataggattaggactgaggtaACATTCCTATTTGTGTTTTGTTTAATTGTATTTCAattctctataaatagagggcctaGGGGATCGGTTaagatcactcaagcattataTTTCACTGCTGTTTACACAAACTGTTCgctaccatttcacctaaaagctcgaaccgTTAGGAAAGGACAGcgtaaatgtatacatcaacactcccccgcaCGTGCAGGCCAAGATCTTATGGTCCTTGCACGTGGAACTCACGCGGCATTTCCTTCGCACGGTATTGAGGAGAAGAAATGTTGGGAAAACTCTTCCAATGCACTTCCCAAGagtcgaacacttgacctccctactctgataccatgttcgctaccgtttcacctaaaagctcgaactgttagggaaaggcagagtaaatgtatacatcaacacaaACTCCTTTTACTatagtatgaaacataacattcaCAGCAATAGAGGATTCCACACTGTTCCAATAACCAAACTAGTAATGTATCATTTTCACGCTTCCAATCATCAGTCTTTGGAATCTTTCGGTGGAGATGTTGAAGTTAAATACTTCAGTTTCCCTTTGTGCATTAATGTAAATTTTCACAGTTTGTGTCCATAGTAAGTAATTAGAGGCACCACTCAGTTTTATACCTGTGATTTGAACATTAATAGCATCCACCCAGGGTTTAGAAGCACCCATTGTAGAAATATGGAATCCACAACAGAATAAAAGCAGATCAATATAAGAATCAGCAACCAAACCAACTCAGATCAGAACTATTTGTGGCATATGCAGAATCCGAAAAATATCAGGTTAGATCACGGGCAGCAAAGATGATTATACATATATTTATCGATTGTCCTGGAAATATACTCAACTTCCTTTTTTAGGGTCTAGATTCTAGCAATAAAGCTTTATGCCCCCTTTCAAGAAGTACCTTATGTAGACAGAACGTCTCAGTGCCACACTAAGATAACAGTTTGTTTTTAAAAGGAAATGTGGAGCTGTTAATTTTGTTTCTCTGCTGAGTAacatttgttttctatttttttttgttggcatTGTTTGAAGGAGTTGTGAGAATAACAAAAATTGAAGTGATACATGCTATACTCTTCCTATTATCTGTTTTGTTCTGAAAGTTCTATGGTTTTGTATGTTCTTTTCTTATtggagctcttttttttttggggggagggggagggggagggggaggggggaggaagaGGTTACTTATACTGTACCTTTTGTCTTGACATATCAAGCCTACAATTGACATTGAATTCTTTCTCTCTTGCACTGTAATACATGCCTGTCTATGTGACAAATGTATGCCCTGAAAAATTTTATATACCAAGAAGGATGTGTTACCAAGGCATGTGAACCATGTTTAAGATCCTGAACATTTTCAAGTATTTTACTTTGTAAATAATTTATTGTTCATGTGGAATAAATTGATTGAAATATGAATTCATCCTAGTATCttccctccccagaccccgcagtggcgggagcctcgtgcactggccACTGGGTACGCCTATTTTCTTATCTAGTTTCTAAAAGCAATCTATTTTGTACTATCATTAACACTTGGCTTTGTCCCTTCCCTTTCTCAGGAGAAGAATGAAGAGTTCGAACTTGATCGACATGAGAGCTTAAATTTTACTGAAGAAATATTAAGTGTTAAGTCATTTGCAAGGCAATTAGGTGAACAAATGATACTAGCCAAGGCTTATGTCATTATTGCGAAAGAACACAATAACCTTCACCTTGCTTGGCAGCTCAGCTCGAAAATCAGGCATTGCCAGCTCCTTCTCTCACAAGCTGCCATGAGAGGGAAACCCATCACATTGGAAGAAGCAGAACCAATAGTTAGAGCCCTATCTTCACTAATCTACAAGGCACAAGATGCGCATTATGACATTGCTACCACAATCATGACAATGAAGTCCCACATCCAAGCCCTTGAAGATCGTGCAAATGCTGCTACAGTGCAGAGCACAGTTTTTGGGCAATTCGCTGCAGAGTCTCTACCGAAGAGCATCCACTGTCTGCATGTCAAACTTACAACTGATTGGCTTGAAAATTCTGCACTACGGGACCTTGCAGAAGAGAAGATTAACTCCCCTCGGCTCGTGGATAACAACCTTTACCACTTCTGCATATTCTCTGATAATGTTCTGGCTACCTCCGTGGTGGTTAACTCCACTGTCTCCAATGCCGACCATCCTAAGCAGCTTGTTTTCCACATTGTCACAGATAAGATGAGCTATGGAGCAATGCAGGCATGGTTCCTTGGTAACGACTTCAAAGGCTGTACCATTGAAGTACAAAACATTGAAGAGCTCTCTTGGTTGAATGCCTCTTACTCTCCAGTTCTGAGGCAGCTCCAGGATGCAGAGGCAAGGGCTTACTACTTCAATGATCCTCAAGATTCAAAAGGTGAAGTGAAGTTCTGGAATCCTAAGTATATATCTTTGTTGAATCACCTCCGTTTTTACATCCCAGAAATATATCCTTCACTGGAGAAGGTGGTTTTTCTGGATGACGATGTTGTTGTCCAGAAGGATCTGACCCCACTTTTCTCATTGGATTTACATGGGAATGTGAATGGAGCAGTGGAGACTTGCCTTGAGGCATTTCATCGTTTTTACAAATACCTCAATTTCTCCAATCCAATCATCAGCTCAAAGTTTGACCCGCAGGCCTGTGGATGGGCATTTGGTATGAATGTTTTTGATCTGATTTCGTGGAAGAAAGCAAATGTGACTGTCACATATCACTACTGGCAAGAACAGAATGCTGACCGGTCTCTCTGGAAGCTGGGAACCCTTCCCCCAGGCCTTTTGACATTTTATGGACTGACTGAGCCACTTGATCGGAGATGGCATGTGTTAGGATTGGGTTATGACTTGAACATTGACAATCGTCTAATTGAGAGTGCAGCTGTTATTCACTTCAATGGGAACATGAAGCCATGGCTAAAGTCGGCTAGTGGCAGGTACAAGTCTCTATGGAAACGGTATGTAAATCATACACAACCATTTCTCCAAGATTGTGTCACAAGTTAAAAGTTGAGTTGGCTTCTCTTCTGGATCAATTTGACCTAATCTTCTGTACAATCAACCTTTACTATGCTCATACTCCCAATCAATTGTCAGATTCTTGTAGAGTCAAAATGAAAGTCTAGCTTTATTAGaagcattttcttttctttttgtttctaaagagaaacaaaaaatgaaaaaatttatATACATCAGGAGGAATGAAGGCATTACGTTTGGGGGTTGTGGAGGATTCATTTTTTTATGATGGGTTTCAATTCTACAAGGTTTTGGGACAATTTATTGTGTAGCAAATTTTGTAATAATCACCCTGCTTGAATAGATAACAGTATATGTGAatcagaaatttttttaattagcaAGATTATCTGGTGAGGATtgtaacaaaaacaaaattttataagGCCCTTCTTTTGTAGCACTTTCTAAAAATAGCCTGCAGCTTGGCGTAAGCTTAGCTAGTTCTCATTGATGCTCGTGATTCTGGTTGGAACGAGGAATCCATGCACCCTGACTCTGTACATTAATTTCTTCAACTCTACTGCGGCAGGGACATTAGCAGACAAATGGTACAATCCAACTTCCTGGTTTAACTTCCAACCTAACATTATTACTTGGATTGCTGAGAATCTAGTTTTGTTATAGATTTATAGGTTGCTGACTGCACAGTTAATTTGTGTTAGCGGCCATCCACTTCATCGCTTGAGTACTAGCTGCATTATTTAAAGCTAAATATTAACAGAATATGCTCAGAATTAGAGAATAGGAAGCAGAAAAGAAATGGTCTTTAGGATGTGATTTTCTTTCATATAAAACCGAAACCATTTAGAAAAAACTGGTAATCACTCCTTTGGACTTCTCACCTCAGTCCTAGTCTGATTACTGGGTAAATATAAACTTGAgatcttcaaatcttcaatttaTATAAAACTAACCAAAAACCTCAACACTACGAATCAAGTATTCAGCCAAAAGTCATGGTAAATTGAATACATTTTCTACTTAATTCATGATACTTTGCATAGCAGGATGCTTATTCAGAGCCATTGGAGCCTTGAATTTCTCCAAAGCAGAGTGATCCCTATTAACTGTATCACAATATCAAGTATTCATCCCTATTTGATGGTTGCACCAGGCAAGAGATTGTGACAGAATTTAAGTTCATGCATGGCCACTTCTATAGAAATGGATTTGAAAGAGGGAAATCTCTTTGAAAATTGTTCTCCATGCATGTTACTTGTGATGGCTAAGATGAAGCTTCCTTATCTTTAACAGAACTTAAAATCCAGCTGTTGCCTCATGTGATGTGCTCCTAGTTATGATGTAAAGTTTTAAGGGATAGAACTCTTGCTTAgcactttttcctttttaatttttttggttccaAAGAAACCTAGAACCAGACATTTATGTTTCTGCAGCTATATAACAAGGATATCAGTGTTCAACATGACAATCATGAAAACTCAACATGCGAACATGTCTCCATGAATGATAGTTGTGTGCTTTCGTGACACACAAGGGTATGTCCTGAAAGTGAAATAGATGTGTCCTGGTCATGTAGCTCTGCAGTGCTGAGGGAAGTTATTTGATGATGTGGGAAATGGGGAAAAGTGAAAACAGCTCCACAATTTACTGATCTGAAGTATATTCTGATATAATGTGGTTTTGATCAATACCATGgcattgcaccaaaaaaaaaacaaagatctaGAGAGTTGCAACTCAATGATCATTGTCTAACCCAGAGTTGGCCGTCAAAGGCACTTAGGATTGTATGATTAAGTGTGGGTGGAGTACATAGAGGTTGTTTAGGATGACTAGCAGGGTTGGCCTATGGacagaaacaaagaaagacAAATGCACTTTGGTTAAAATC is a window encoding:
- the LOC122664699 gene encoding hexosyltransferase GAUT11-like isoform X2, with protein sequence MRRRATEHRRPVRRKFSCWIWGFFGLFSVAALVLFVVQHNHHEYPTVKKPTQEKNEEFELDRHESLNFTEEILSVKSFARQLGEQMILAKAYVIIAKEHNNLHLAWQLSSKIRHCQLLLSQAAMRGKPITLEEAEPIVRALSSLIYKAQDAHYDIATTIMTMKSHIQALEDRANAATVQSTVFGQFAAESLPKSIHCLHVKLTTDWLENSALRDLAEEKINSPRLVDNNLYHFCIFSDNVLATSVVVNSTVSNADHPKQLVFHIVTDKMSYGAMQAWFLGNDFKGCTIEVQNIEELSWLNASYSPVLRQLQDAEARAYYFNDPQDSKGEVKFWNPKYISLLNHLRFYIPEIYPSLEKVVFLDDDVVVQKDLTPLFSLDLHGNVNGAVETCLEAFHRFYKSYTTISPRLCHKLKVELASLLDQFDLIFCTINLYYAHTPNQLSDSCRVKMKV
- the LOC122664699 gene encoding hexosyltransferase GAUT11-like isoform X1, which codes for MRRRATEHRRPVRRKFSCWIWGFFGLFSVAALVLFVVQHNHHEYPTVKKPTQEKNEEFELDRHESLNFTEEILSVKSFARQLGEQMILAKAYVIIAKEHNNLHLAWQLSSKIRHCQLLLSQAAMRGKPITLEEAEPIVRALSSLIYKAQDAHYDIATTIMTMKSHIQALEDRANAATVQSTVFGQFAAESLPKSIHCLHVKLTTDWLENSALRDLAEEKINSPRLVDNNLYHFCIFSDNVLATSVVVNSTVSNADHPKQLVFHIVTDKMSYGAMQAWFLGNDFKGCTIEVQNIEELSWLNASYSPVLRQLQDAEARAYYFNDPQDSKGEVKFWNPKYISLLNHLRFYIPEIYPSLEKVVFLDDDVVVQKDLTPLFSLDLHGNVNGAVETCLEAFHRFYKYLNFSNPIISSKFDPQACGWAFGMNVFDLISWKKANVTVTYHYWQEQNADRSLWKLGTLPPGLLTFYGLTEPLDRRWHVLGLGYDLNIDNRLIESAAVIHFNGNMKPWLKSASGRYKSLWKRYVNHTQPFLQDCVTS